One window of Trinickia caryophylli genomic DNA carries:
- a CDS encoding O-antigen ligase family protein — MTSGAWSPVRLLWLSCPLIAFAAMLAHMAAPNNMGIALTFVAVFWSGLSQPRAAGRWPLVVPIALWAAWSLAAVAWSAYPAVSFHAWLDEVLYPLLVFWGFWLFASQVGRADCPAYACLAACVALALISLFCWGRLQPPTPETFPLHFYPRVGHSSTLALFAIPVFTGLLMRGRKRWLGVVGVLLGVFIGFASLNRFFWPAVAVTLFVALFPLYRRNRKLAVVILAVVSAAGAAAVIYGAMQRFGGLGTAPAAGPQIEHRVQTQPPMAAFDDALAADTRPMLWAFYAREAVRHAWLGVGFGKPLPGMALRPEMPSSLLAHEPLAPTHAHNLLLNTWLQTGLPGLLLQVLLFASLAARFWALRRVDEWVAAAGIALVLGMMAKNFTDDFMWKTTMLAFWAFAGLLLGAGTRSARQAALRSAPAGMGRAV, encoded by the coding sequence ATGACGTCCGGTGCATGGTCGCCCGTTCGGCTGCTCTGGCTGTCGTGCCCGCTGATCGCGTTCGCCGCCATGCTCGCTCACATGGCGGCGCCCAACAACATGGGAATCGCGCTGACGTTCGTGGCGGTGTTCTGGTCGGGGTTGTCGCAGCCCCGCGCCGCCGGACGCTGGCCGCTCGTCGTGCCGATCGCGTTATGGGCTGCCTGGAGTCTGGCGGCCGTGGCGTGGTCCGCCTATCCGGCCGTGAGCTTTCATGCCTGGCTGGACGAAGTTCTCTATCCGCTGCTGGTGTTCTGGGGCTTCTGGCTTTTCGCATCGCAGGTGGGCCGGGCTGACTGTCCGGCCTATGCCTGCCTGGCCGCCTGCGTGGCGCTGGCCCTGATCAGCCTCTTTTGCTGGGGCCGGTTGCAGCCGCCGACGCCGGAGACGTTCCCGCTGCATTTTTACCCGCGCGTCGGTCACTCGAGCACGCTCGCGCTTTTCGCGATTCCGGTTTTTACGGGGCTCCTCATGCGGGGGCGCAAGCGGTGGCTCGGCGTCGTCGGTGTTCTGCTGGGCGTTTTCATCGGCTTTGCCTCCCTGAACCGGTTTTTCTGGCCGGCTGTCGCCGTGACGCTTTTCGTTGCGCTGTTCCCACTCTATCGGCGCAATCGCAAACTTGCCGTCGTGATACTCGCGGTGGTTTCGGCAGCAGGGGCCGCTGCCGTCATTTACGGTGCCATGCAGCGCTTCGGCGGGCTGGGTACGGCCCCGGCGGCCGGGCCGCAGATCGAGCATCGCGTGCAGACGCAGCCGCCGATGGCCGCGTTCGACGACGCGCTCGCGGCCGACACGCGTCCGATGCTGTGGGCGTTTTACGCCCGCGAGGCCGTTCGTCATGCGTGGCTCGGCGTCGGCTTCGGCAAGCCGCTGCCGGGCATGGCCCTGCGTCCGGAGATGCCTTCTTCGCTGCTCGCCCACGAGCCGCTCGCCCCCACCCACGCTCACAACCTGCTGCTCAATACGTGGCTGCAGACGGGGCTGCCGGGGCTCTTGCTCCAGGTGCTGCTATTCGCGAGCCTGGCCGCGCGCTTTTGGGCGCTGCGGCGCGTCGACGAATGGGTCGCGGCCGCGGGTATCGCGCTCGTGCTCGGCATGATGGCCAAGAACTTCACCGACGATTTCATGTGGAAAACGACCATGCTTGCATTCTGGGCATTTGCCGGCTTGCTGCTGGGCGCGGGCACGCGTTCGGCACGGCAGGCCGCATTGCGCAGCGCCCCGGCGGGCATGGGGCGGGCCGTATGA
- a CDS encoding glycosyltransferase yields the protein MSSQAADHEGMPNRPIRVLFHINDFGRGGTETALIAWLNALDRRSFAPSVAVTYPTDDLDLWRAHALPADVPVHVLASATWMHRLHQRQRGKKLGRLAKVAHKISTHGAIRPLAARRFLRLAREHDLVCDFDLSLRHIAGRAGVPWIGFSHFSLAARLGNKPPSYIARRIRQFTRYGAIAVLTPDMLREAGQLFKDAPVRAHELPNVIEIDAIRRRAAESTPSARSPFIVSVARLDEGQKDHRTLLRAFAKARAQRPGIGDLLLIGDGPDREPLAQLARELGIEPAVRFLGFCANPFPYMRAAEMLVLSSRYEGFGMVLGEAMALGTPVISADCPTGPRDLLDGGRAGLLVAPGDADAMADAMLRLATDEALRESLRRNAAAKVRTFSPENANRRMLALWHLFSSKHEK from the coding sequence ATGTCGTCCCAAGCAGCCGACCACGAGGGCATGCCCAATCGGCCCATCCGCGTCCTGTTCCATATCAACGATTTCGGCCGCGGGGGCACCGAAACCGCGCTCATCGCCTGGCTGAACGCGCTCGACCGGCGCTCGTTCGCGCCGAGCGTCGCCGTGACGTACCCGACCGACGACCTCGACCTGTGGCGAGCGCATGCGTTGCCTGCGGACGTGCCTGTCCACGTGCTTGCATCCGCCACCTGGATGCACAGGCTGCATCAGCGGCAGCGCGGCAAAAAGCTCGGACGGCTGGCCAAGGTCGCGCACAAGATTTCCACGCATGGCGCGATTCGTCCGCTCGCCGCCCGGCGCTTTTTGCGGCTTGCCCGCGAGCACGATCTGGTTTGCGATTTCGACTTGTCCTTGCGGCACATTGCCGGCCGTGCCGGCGTGCCGTGGATTGGCTTCAGTCATTTCAGCCTCGCGGCGCGGCTGGGCAACAAACCGCCGTCATATATCGCGCGGCGCATTCGCCAGTTCACGCGCTATGGGGCCATTGCGGTACTGACCCCGGACATGCTGCGCGAAGCAGGCCAGCTCTTCAAGGATGCGCCGGTGCGCGCGCACGAGTTGCCGAACGTCATCGAAATCGACGCTATCCGCCGACGCGCAGCCGAGAGCACACCGTCTGCCCGCTCGCCGTTCATCGTTTCCGTGGCGCGGCTCGACGAAGGGCAGAAGGACCACCGCACATTGCTGCGTGCCTTTGCGAAGGCGCGCGCGCAACGACCTGGCATCGGCGATCTGTTGCTGATCGGCGACGGGCCGGATCGCGAGCCGCTCGCGCAGCTCGCGCGCGAACTCGGCATCGAGCCGGCCGTTCGCTTCCTGGGCTTTTGCGCCAACCCTTTCCCCTACATGCGCGCGGCCGAGATGCTCGTGCTCAGCAGCCGCTACGAAGGATTCGGCATGGTGCTCGGAGAGGCGATGGCGTTGGGCACGCCCGTCATATCCGCTGATTGCCCGACGGGCCCGCGGGACCTGCTCGACGGCGGGCGGGCAGGGTTGCTCGTCGCGCCCGGCGACGCAGACGCAATGGCCGACGCGATGCTCAGGCTCGCCACGGACGAGGCGTTGCGCGAGAGCCTGCGACGCAATGCCGCCGCCAAAGTGCGAACCTTCTCGCCGGAAAACGCCAATCGGCGAATGCTTGCGCTCTGGCACTTATTTTCCTCAAAACATGAGAAATAG
- a CDS encoding glycosyltransferase family 9 protein, which produces MIKERCAAWPPNTIAVVCLQRIGDVLLSTALVRSIKRQWPDAQVDMIVFRGTESALEHNPDIRRVTVVERRASWRSRIGDAARIWRRYDLACVLQASTRGRFYAWAAARYRIGVLDPDCPQRASRVMIDRLVPDEHRRVHTLTSNLALTQVMGIPPVADVVPPGIGEEPARRAALDARLAAAQAPFAVIHPSPMFAYKQWRLDGWVETVRRLRDAGFAVVLTGGPAPAEAEYAEQVVAHASAPVLNLVGQLSLGETAEVIRRAALFVGPDTGVTHIAAACGTPTVAIFGPSNPMRWGPWPSAWPAGREPWPLRGSARRGNVFLLQGEGDCVPCKAEGCERHVTSTSRCLTELDARRVLAAVADVLDRPDLVPAGVTQPVVGPGPDIVRGTPAFSGGRRGASPTPA; this is translated from the coding sequence ATGATCAAAGAGCGATGCGCGGCCTGGCCGCCCAATACGATCGCCGTCGTGTGCCTGCAGCGCATCGGCGATGTGCTGCTGTCGACGGCGCTCGTCAGGTCGATCAAGCGACAATGGCCTGACGCCCAGGTCGACATGATCGTTTTTCGCGGTACCGAGAGCGCGCTCGAGCACAACCCGGACATTCGCCGCGTCACGGTGGTCGAGCGCCGCGCGTCATGGCGCAGCCGCATCGGCGATGCGGCGCGCATCTGGCGGCGCTACGACCTTGCGTGTGTGCTGCAGGCGTCGACTCGGGGGCGCTTTTATGCGTGGGCCGCCGCGCGCTACCGCATCGGCGTGCTCGACCCCGACTGTCCGCAACGTGCCAGCCGGGTGATGATCGATCGGCTCGTGCCGGATGAACATCGCCGCGTGCACACCCTCACGAGCAACCTCGCGCTGACCCAAGTGATGGGTATCCCGCCGGTGGCCGACGTCGTACCGCCGGGTATCGGCGAGGAGCCGGCGCGACGTGCCGCGTTGGATGCGCGGCTTGCAGCCGCCCAGGCGCCTTTTGCCGTCATTCATCCGTCCCCGATGTTCGCCTACAAGCAGTGGCGCCTCGACGGGTGGGTAGAAACGGTTCGCCGGCTGCGCGACGCCGGCTTCGCGGTGGTGCTGACGGGCGGGCCCGCGCCGGCCGAGGCGGAATACGCTGAACAGGTTGTCGCGCACGCGAGCGCGCCCGTTCTGAACCTCGTCGGTCAATTGAGCCTCGGCGAAACGGCGGAAGTCATCCGGCGTGCGGCGCTTTTCGTCGGGCCCGATACCGGGGTTACCCATATCGCGGCCGCTTGCGGGACGCCCACCGTCGCGATCTTCGGGCCATCCAATCCGATGCGATGGGGGCCCTGGCCGAGCGCGTGGCCGGCCGGCCGCGAGCCCTGGCCGCTGCGCGGATCGGCACGCCGCGGCAACGTCTTCCTGCTGCAGGGCGAGGGAGATTGCGTGCCTTGCAAGGCCGAGGGCTGCGAGCGGCATGTAACGAGTACGAGCCGGTGTCTGACCGAACTCGATGCTCGCCGCGTATTGGCGGCGGTGGCCGACGTGCTCGATCGCCCGGATCTCGTGCCGGCCGGTGTGACGCAGCCGGTGGTCGGCCCCGGCCCCGACATCGTGCGGGGCACGCCTGCGTTCAGTGGCGGTCGCCGCGGCGCGTCGCCCACGCCAGCTTGA
- a CDS encoding glycosyltransferase family 2 protein has protein sequence MPNPPPASPTRPTLGVAIIAFNSAARLAQCLEAVAFADEVVLVDGGSHDATVAIARAHGARVIEAPDWPGFGPQKNRALAALSTDWVLSIDTDEVVTPELARAIVEAIGSAHANIYALDRLSSFCGTWVRHSGWYPDWVPRLFRRDAARFSDDLVHERLVFEGPAARLAGKLLHYSYEDFETVLRKLDAYSSAGAQQRLAAGKSAGFAQALWRGAWAFVRTYVLRLGFLDGRTGFMIAVFNAQTVYYRFLKLAWATRRGDRH, from the coding sequence GTGCCGAATCCACCCCCTGCCTCCCCCACCCGCCCCACGCTCGGCGTCGCCATCATCGCGTTCAATAGCGCGGCGCGGCTCGCGCAATGCCTCGAGGCGGTGGCGTTCGCCGACGAGGTCGTCCTCGTCGACGGCGGCAGCCACGATGCGACGGTCGCGATCGCGCGCGCCCATGGGGCCCGCGTGATCGAAGCGCCCGACTGGCCCGGCTTCGGGCCGCAAAAAAACCGGGCCCTGGCGGCGCTGTCGACGGACTGGGTGCTCTCGATCGATACGGACGAGGTCGTCACGCCCGAGCTCGCGCGTGCGATTGTCGAGGCAATCGGCTCCGCCCATGCGAACATCTATGCACTCGATCGCCTTTCGAGCTTTTGCGGAACATGGGTCCGCCATAGCGGCTGGTACCCCGACTGGGTGCCGCGCCTTTTCAGGCGAGACGCGGCGCGGTTCTCGGACGATCTCGTCCACGAGCGCCTCGTCTTCGAAGGACCGGCCGCCCGGCTCGCCGGCAAACTGCTCCATTACTCGTACGAGGATTTCGAAACCGTGCTGCGCAAGCTCGACGCCTACTCGAGTGCGGGCGCACAACAACGGCTCGCCGCCGGAAAAAGCGCTGGATTTGCGCAGGCACTGTGGCGCGGAGCGTGGGCATTCGTGCGCACGTATGTGCTGCGTCTTGGCTTTCTCGACGGCCGCACCGGCTTCATGATCGCGGTATTCAACGCGCAAACCGTCTACTACCGTTTCCTCAAGCTGGCGTGGGCGACGCGCCGCGGCGACCGCCACTGA
- the msbA gene encoding lipid A export permease/ATP-binding protein MsbA has protein sequence MEKGNTASGTKGPKQRTTRSVFKRLWPFVKPNLWVVILAVATMGVSSATDAGIPALLKPLLDHGFGAKANISAKWLVPLAVIGLALVRGTAQYASGYLLSYVSNRILLQLRLTMFERMIHTGATFFQRETASTVINAIVFEVNQILGVLTGVMVTLVRDSLTVFFLLGYLFYLNWRLTLIVAVILPGIGWIVSKINRRLRRLGREQQTLTNELSYIVEETVGGYKVVKVHNGEQYEIDRFAQMSKRLRGYAMRMAVSGGLAQPLTQFLASIALAIVITIAVVQSANDQTTVGGFVAFVTSMLLIISPLKHLIDVNQPLQRGVTAAELIFGLIDEPPEPKGGSRPLPRARGEIEFRDVSFTYTTSERRILDDVSLRVAPGEMVALAGPSGSGKTSLVNLLPRFFDPSGGTILVDGVPIDEYDVHALRSQIAMVSQDVVLFNDTMAANVAYGQTPDRDRVQAALRAANLADVVASLPDGIDTQIGGNGMRLSGGQRQRLAIARAIYKDAPILILDEATSALDSESERHVQAALETLMEGRTTLVIAHRLSTIERADRILVMEAGHIVEHGSHSELLRRDGLYAHLHRIQYQQQAA, from the coding sequence TTGGAAAAAGGAAACACCGCGAGCGGGACGAAGGGCCCGAAGCAGCGCACCACCCGTTCGGTATTCAAGCGCCTATGGCCTTTCGTCAAACCCAATCTCTGGGTGGTCATTCTGGCCGTGGCGACGATGGGCGTGAGTTCGGCCACCGACGCGGGGATCCCCGCGCTGCTCAAGCCGTTGCTGGACCATGGGTTCGGCGCGAAGGCGAATATCAGCGCGAAATGGCTCGTGCCGCTCGCCGTGATCGGGCTCGCACTCGTGCGCGGGACTGCACAGTATGCGTCGGGCTATCTGCTCTCGTACGTGTCGAACCGCATCCTGCTGCAGTTGCGGCTCACGATGTTCGAACGCATGATCCATACGGGCGCCACCTTCTTTCAGCGCGAGACGGCGAGCACCGTCATCAATGCGATCGTTTTCGAGGTCAATCAGATCCTGGGCGTGCTGACGGGCGTCATGGTCACGCTCGTGCGCGATTCGTTGACCGTCTTTTTCCTGCTCGGCTATCTCTTTTACCTGAACTGGCGCCTGACGCTGATCGTCGCCGTGATCCTGCCCGGAATCGGGTGGATCGTGAGCAAGATCAACCGGCGCCTGCGCCGGCTCGGCCGCGAGCAACAGACGCTCACGAACGAGCTTTCCTATATCGTCGAGGAGACGGTGGGCGGCTATAAGGTCGTGAAGGTCCACAACGGCGAGCAATACGAGATCGACCGTTTCGCGCAGATGAGCAAGCGGTTGAGAGGCTATGCGATGCGCATGGCGGTGTCGGGGGGGCTCGCGCAGCCGCTGACGCAGTTTCTCGCTTCGATCGCGCTCGCGATCGTCATCACGATCGCCGTCGTGCAATCGGCGAACGATCAGACCACCGTGGGTGGATTCGTGGCCTTCGTCACCTCGATGTTGCTGATCATCTCGCCGCTCAAGCACCTGATCGACGTGAATCAGCCGCTGCAGCGCGGCGTCACGGCCGCCGAACTCATTTTCGGCCTCATCGACGAGCCGCCCGAGCCCAAGGGCGGCAGCCGTCCGTTGCCGCGCGCTCGCGGCGAGATCGAGTTCCGCGACGTGTCGTTCACCTATACCACGAGCGAGCGGCGTATTCTCGACGACGTTTCACTGCGAGTAGCCCCCGGGGAGATGGTCGCGCTTGCCGGACCTTCGGGCAGCGGCAAGACCTCGCTCGTGAACCTGCTTCCGCGCTTTTTCGATCCGAGCGGCGGCACGATATTGGTCGACGGCGTGCCCATCGACGAGTACGACGTCCATGCGCTGCGCAGCCAGATTGCGATGGTGAGCCAGGATGTCGTGCTCTTCAACGATACGATGGCGGCGAACGTTGCCTACGGCCAGACGCCCGATCGCGACCGCGTTCAGGCCGCGTTGCGCGCGGCGAATCTGGCCGATGTCGTGGCATCGCTGCCTGACGGCATCGATACGCAAATCGGCGGCAACGGGATGCGCCTGTCCGGCGGACAACGTCAGCGTCTCGCCATTGCACGCGCGATCTACAAGGACGCCCCGATTCTGATTCTGGACGAGGCCACCTCGGCGCTCGACTCGGAATCCGAGCGCCATGTCCAGGCCGCGCTCGAGACGTTGATGGAAGGGCGCACGACGCTCGTCATCGCTCACCGTCTTTCGACGATCGAACGTGCCGACCGCATTCTCGTCATGGAGGCGGGGCATATCGTCGAGCATGGCAGCCACAGCGAATTGCTGCGCCGCGACGGGCTCTACGCCCACCTGCACCGGATCCAATATCAACAGCAGGCCGCCTGA